One window of the Labeo rohita strain BAU-BD-2019 chromosome 9, IGBB_LRoh.1.0, whole genome shotgun sequence genome contains the following:
- the lmln gene encoding leishmanolysin-like peptidase — protein MMASGWWQPRSVRAALLFNTIIIFISTGAQTHTCDHKVPLPTEVIQKVYLKPDRLTKRSTDQQLKIQIEYDSSLDWLDEAKSSLVKDELLPQAIDYLQKAFRVRRQSGPILLSRQCATNQYLRKRDDPHRYCQGPCANITKCGPVVVPEQHLQQCRVCSESGKSCGPTGHPDGEGVARADFVLYVSAMTTERCGQENIVAYAAYCQLESELDRPIAGYANLCPNMISTQPQEFEGMLSTVKHEIIHALGFSAGLFAFYHDDDGKPLTPRSASGLPAYNESLGLYQWSDKVIKRATRLWDIRGGHMVRHTVHLLATQRVVEEARRHFNCPILEGMELENQGGAGTEFNHWEKRLLENEAMTGSHTQNRVFSRITLAIMEDTGWYRANYSMAENLEWGRGLGCDFVMKSCKFWIDQHRHTRPTLNPYCDSVRGAPLQLTCRQDQLAVAVCNLQKFPHPLPVEYQYFDHIPGVPVEDLPAYGGAVEIADYCPFSQEFSWHVGGEYQRSSYCRIQENQPATWRNYGAEQYGPGSVCLYQKSPFVMEQCTKKMTYPDWGSGCYKVSCTAQGLLVWVRNESYPCVRTGQVISVSIRMNGWVYSGQLICPTCSDFCSNCPLPHEIPPPNTTKSARLDPCSRSSCLVVNLWQLLLTLTPLLIGFFLCGRD, from the exons ATGATGGCGTCAGGATGGTGGCAGCCTCGATCAGTTAGAGCTGCTTTACTCTTTAACaccatcatcatcttcatcagcACCGGCGCACAGACGCACACCTGTGACCATAAAGTGCCCCTGCCTACAGAG GTAATACAAAAAGTGTATCTGAAGCCAGATAGATTGACCAAAAGAAGCACTGACCAGCAGTTAAAGATCCAAATAGAGTACGACTCCAGCTTGGATTG GTTAGATGAAGCCAAAAGCAGCCTTGTTAAG GACGAGCTCCTCCCACAGGCTATTGATTatcttcagaaggcctttaggGTTCGTAGGCAGTCAGGTCCAATATTACTGAGCAG GCAATGTGCAACCAATCAGTACCTTAGGAAAAGAGATGATCCACATCGCTACTGTCAGGGACCATGTGCAAACATCACCAAGTGTGGGCCAGTTGTTGTCCCTGAACAACATTTGCAG CAATGCAGGGTTTGCAGTGAGTCTGGCAAGTCCTGCGGCCCCACCGGTCATCCCGATGGTGAGGGGGTGGCGAGGGCAGATTTCGTGTTGTACGTGAGTGCGATGACCACAGAGCGTTGCGGACAAGAGAACATTGTAGCCTATGCAGCGTACTGCCAGCTGGAGTCTGAACTGGACAG GCCCATCGCTGGATATGCCAATCTGTGTCCCAATATGATCTCTACTCAACCTCAGGAGTTTGAAGGGATGCTGTCCACAGTCAAACACGAGATCATACATGCCCTG GGTTTTTCTGCAGGTCTCTTTGCGTTTTACCATGATGATGATGGGAAACCTTTGACACCACGTTCTGCAAGTGGTCTACCTGCATACAATGAGAG TTTAGGGTTATATCAGTGGAGTGATAAAGTCATTAAACGAGCAACTCGGCTGTGGGACATCCGTGGTGGCCACATGGTCAGACACACCGTCCATCTTCTGGCCACCCAGCGTGTAGTT GAGGAAGCCaggagacattttaattgccCCATTCTAGAGGGCATGGAACTGGAGAACCAGGGAGGTGCTGGCACAGAGTTCAACCACTGGGAAAAACGTCTGTTAGAG AATGAGGCGATGACTGGATCTCACACACAGAACAGAGTGTTCTCCAGAATTACTTTGGCCATAATGGAGGATACAGG GTGGTACAGGGCCAATTATAGTATGGCAGAGAACCTGGAATGGGGAAGAGGTTTGGGTTGCGACTTTGTGATGAAAAGCTGTAAATTCTGGATAGACCAGCATCGCCATAC GAGGCCAACTCTGAACCCATACTGTGATTCTGTCAGGGGCGCACCTCTGCAGCTCACCTGCAGGCAGGACCAGCTGGCAGTGGCCGTGTGCAACCTGCAGAAGTTTCCTCATCCACTTCCTGTAGAGTATCAG TACTTTGACCATATCCCTGGTGTCCCTGTGGAGGATTTGCCAGCATACGGCGGGGCCGTGGAGATTGCAGACTATTGTCCTTTTAGCCAGGAGTTTAGTTGGCATGTGGGTGGGGAATACCAACGCAGCTCTTACTGCAGAATACAGGAGAACCAGCCAG CCACATGGAGAAACTATGGGGCGGAACAGTACGGCCCGGGATCAGTTTGTCTGTACCAGAAGTCACCATTCGTAATGGAGCAGTGCACCAAAAAAATGACCTACCCAGACTGGGGCAGTGGTTGCTATAAG GTGTCTTGTACAGCTCAGGGGTTGTTGGTCTGGGTGCGGAATGAGTCTTATCCATGTGTTCGTACTGGTCAGGTGATCAGCGTGAGCATACGAATGAATGGATGGGTCTACAGCGGGCAGCTCATCTGCCCAACCTGCTCTGACTTCTGCAGCAACTGTCCACTTCCTCATGAGATCCCCCCTCCAAACACCACCAAGAGTGCCCGCTTAG ATCCTTGTTCCAGATCGTCATGTTTGGTGGTGAACTTATGGCAGCTCCTGTTAACTCTTACTCCACTGCTGATTGGCTTCTTCCTTTGTGGCAGGGACTGA
- the lss gene encoding lanosterol synthase, whose amino-acid sequence MTGGTCLRRRGGPYKTEPVTDLSRWRLSNVEGRQTWRYIEEAETVDRKQSFLESHSLGLDTGEFISAAPAAHTAVEAAMKGMDFYSRLQAEDGHWAGDYGGPLFLLPGLLITCHIAKIPLPDAWKKEMVRYLRSVQLPDGGWGLHIEDKSTVFGTALNYTTLRILGVDPDDPDMVRARNTLHSKGGAVGIPSWGKFWLAILNVYSWEGMNTLFPEMWLFPSWVPAHPSTLWCHCRQVYLPMSYCYAVRLSADEDPLVLSLRQELYVQEYSTIDWPAQRNNVAACDMYTPHSTLLTIAYSILNVYEAHHSTTLREKAVKELFDHIKADDRFTKCISIGPISKTINMLVRWYVDGPTSSVFQEHVSRIPDYLWLGLDGMKMQGTNGSQLWDTAFAVQAFLEAGAQDIPRFTECLTQAHHFFDLTQIKENPPEYEKYYRQMNKGGFPFSTRDCGWIVADCTAEGLKSVMLLQEQCGFLKENVPTERLFDAVNVLLSMRNPDGGFATYETKRGGKLLELLNPSEVFGDIMIDYTYVECTSAVMQALKHFHSVYPKHRAEEIRTTLQQGLDYCRRIQRPDGSWEGSWGVCFTYGVWFGLEAFACMGHTFQNGSACVEVKSACEFLLSNQMEDGGWGEDFESCEQRCYVQSKNSQIHNTCWALLGLMAARYPDIRVIQRGIQVLIDKQLPNGDWPQENISGVFNKSCAISYTSYRNVFPVWTLGRFSRLYPCSPLAGKLKI is encoded by the exons GAAGGGGAGGCCCCTATAAGACTGAGCCGGTGACAGATCTCAGCCGCTGGAGGTTGAGCAATGTGGAGGGCAGACAGACCTGGAGGTACATTGAGGAGGCAGAGACTGTGGACAGAAAGCAGAGCTTCCTGGAATCTCACTCTCTGGGACTGGACACG GGTGAGTTCATCTCAGCGGCCCCTGCCGCACACACCGCAGTAGAAGCTGCAATGAAGGGAATGGACTTCTACAGCCGTCTCCAGGCTGAAGATGGACACTGGGCTGGGGATTATGGTGGACCACTTTTCTTACTTCCAG GTTTGCTCATAACCTGTCACATTGCCAAGATCCCTCTGCCAGATGCGTGGAAGAAGGAAATGGTTCGATACCTTCGCTCTGTGCAGCTGCCTGACGGAGGCTGGGGCCT GCACATTGAAGATAAGTCTACTGTTTTTGGAACAGCTTTAAATTACACCACCTTGAGAATTCTGGGAGTTGATCCTGATGATCCAGATATGGTTCGAGCAAGGAATACTTTACACAGCAAAG GTGGTGCTGTCGGCATACCCTCCTGGGGTAAATTCTGGTTGGCCATCCTCAACGTATACAGCTGGGAAGGAATGAATACGCTCTTTCCAGAGATGTG gtTGTTTCCCTCTTGGGTGCCGGCACATCCCTCTACTTTATGGTGCCACTGTCGGCAGGTCTACCTGCCCATGAGCTACTGCTATGCGGTCAGGCTGTCTGCTGATGAAGATCCGCTGGTACTCAGTTTAAGACAG GAGCTCTACGTTCAGGAATACTCGACTATTGACTGGCCAGCTCAGAGGAACAACGTTGCAGCCTGTGACATGTACACACCTCACAGCACCTTGCTTACTATCGCTTACT CGATCCTGAATGTGTATGAAGCTCATCACAGCACTACGCTGAGAGAAAAAGCAGTGAAGGAGCTTTTTGACCATATTAAAGCAGACGATCGCTTCACAAAGTGTATCAGCATTGGCCCG ATTTCGAAGACAATCAATATGTTGGTACGCTGGTATGTGGATGGACCCACCTCGTCTGTCTTTCAGGAGCATGTGTCAAGGATCCCTGACTATCTATG GTTGGGTCTGGATGGTATGAAAATGCAG GGCACAAATGGATCACAGCTATGGGACACTGCATTTGCAGTACAGGCATTTCTTGAG GCAGGTGCTCAGGACATCCCCAGGTTTACAGAGTGCCTCACACAAGCCCATCATTTCTTTGATCTGACCCAG atCAAAGAAAATCCTCCGGAATATGAGAAATACTATAGACAAATGAACAAG GGAGGTTTTCCCTTCAGCACACGGGACTGTGGTTGGATAGTTGCGGACTGTACAGCGGAAGGGCTGAAATCTGTTATGCTGCTCCAGGAGCAGTGTGGTTTTCTTAAAGAAAACGTTCCCACAGAAAGACTCTTTGATGCTGTCAATGTG CTGCTGAGCATGAGAAATCCAGATGGAGGGTTTGCCACGTATGAGACCAAACGTGGTGGAAAACTGCTGGAGCTGCTGAACCCATCTGAAGTGTTTG GTGATATAATGATTGACTACACGTATGTTGAGTGCACCTCAGCTGTAATGCAGGCACTGAAACACTTTCACAGCGTATATCCTAAGCACAGAGCAGAAGAGATTAG GACAACTCTTCAGCAGGGGCTGGACTACTGCAGGAGGATTCAAAGACCTGATGGCTCATGGGAAGG GTCCTGGGGAGTCTGTTTCACATATGGAGTCTGGTTTGGTCTGGAAGCTTTTGCATGTATGGGCCACACTTTCCAAAATGG GTCTGCTTGTGTGGAGGTGAAAAGCGCTTGTGAGTTCCTGCTGTCGAACCAGATGGAGGATGGAGGCTGGGGCGAGGACTTTGAGTCATGTGAGCAGCGGTGCTACGTTCAGAGCAAGAACTCACAGATCCACAACACCTGCTGGGCTTTGCTGGGGTTGATGGCTGCCAG GTACCCTGACATCAGAGTGATTCAGCGAGGCATTCAAGTTCTGATTGATAAGCAGCTGCCCAATGGAGACTGGCCACAG GAGAACATTTCTGGAGTGTTCAATAAAAGCTGTGCCATCAGCTACACCTCTTACAGGAATGTGTTTCCTGTGTGGACGCTGGGCCGTTTCTCACGGCTCTACCCCTGCAGCCCTCTGGCTGGGAAACTCAAAATCTGA